In one Drosophila albomicans strain 15112-1751.03 chromosome X, ASM965048v2, whole genome shotgun sequence genomic region, the following are encoded:
- the LOC117565531 gene encoding uncharacterized protein LOC117565531, producing the protein MEHHTYAKSGSKKWSAEEKRLLVTKRIEAEDLFSKYSSKQAEPWKKFKDMVRIGDYSERALRKQWLNMVQRYRIQKANMQVTPLNQQCIELLNEEWEFFGQIHAYMTQRTTDLHSYALKEPNVDASNNYNNIVAMRGLVNDHDCLAIKAAAVMQRHPLLRLPKLAEPTAEHQQQAATSNKLSIAEEQPIIKAEHIVYDDDFNALDDAFTDSLDSLATTSEPSDPVAIEVSDLSETDSIATSLKHESTTELPAAEPVATERIATAPRKERGANHRKRKALTEREKYYRHRRRYDHRMELRLSAVCAVAGQLLERLVPDINVTPLLINIDNNEEFKCNSSCDDDDDDDDEEENNVKEEVDDQ; encoded by the exons ATGGAGCACCACACTTATGCGAAAAGTGGCTCCAAGAAGT GGTCAGCTGAAGAGAAGCGTTTGCTAGTGACAAAACGCATTGAAGCCGAAGATTTGTTCTCCAAATACTCCTCGAAGCAGGCGGAGCCATGGAA AAAGTTCAAGGACATGGTGAGAATCGGCGACTACAGCGAACGAGCGCTGAGAAAACAATGGCTTAACATGGTGCAACGTTACCGCATCCAGAAGGCAAACATGCAAGTGACACCGTTGAATCAACAGTGCATCGAGCTGCTCAATGAGGAGTGGGAGTTCTTTGGCCAAATACACGCCTATATGACGCAACGCACCACCGACCTGCATTCCTATGCCCTCAAAGAACCAAATGTGGATGCATCCAACAACTATAATAACATTGTGGCCATGCGTGGTCTGGTCAACGATCACGATTGCCTTGCCATCAAGGCGGCGGCTGTCATGCAACGTCATCCCCTGCTGCGTCTGCCCAAGCTGGCGGAGCCGACAGCggagcatcagcagcaggcagctACAAGCAACAAGTTGTCGATAGCCGAGGAACAACCCATCATCAAAGCAGAGCATATAGTCTACGATGATGACTTCAATGCGCTGGACGACGCATTCACCGATTCACTGGATTCGCTGGCCACGACCTCGGAACCCTCGGATCCTGTGGCCATTGAGGTATCCGACTTGTCGGAAACCGATTCAATTGCTACTTCGTTAAAGCATGAGTCCACCACGGAGCTGCCGGCAGCTGAGCCAGTAGCCACAGAGCGGATTGCAACAGCGCCTCGCAAGGAGCGAGGAGCCAATCACAGGAAGCGTAAGGCATTGACAGAGCGTGAGAAGTATTATCGCCATCGACGCCGCTACGATCATCGCATGGAGTTGCGTCTGAGTGCAGTTTGCGCGGTTGCCGGGCAGCTTCTGGAGCGTTTGGTGCCCGACATCAATGTGACGCCGCTGCTCAtaaacatcgacaacaacgaGGAGTtcaagtgcaacagcagctgcgatgacgacgacgatgatgatgatgaggaggagAATAATGTGAAGGAGGAGGTGGATGATCAATGA